The following proteins are encoded in a genomic region of Arachis stenosperma cultivar V10309 chromosome 4, arast.V10309.gnm1.PFL2, whole genome shotgun sequence:
- the LOC130973721 gene encoding zinc finger protein CONSTANS-LIKE 2-like has product MLDEDTNTNTTSWAPRVCDTCRSAPCAVFCRADSAYLCASCDARVHAANTLASRHERVWVCEACERAPAAFLCKADAASLCSSCDADIHSANPLASRHQRVPIGPMYGPLSVPVNGTNSEFVGMVEDEEDEDDDEEEAASWLLLNNTNTTAAVTAGTNNNHNNSNTSNNNNQNHHHHQQQSNNNGFLFGGEVDEYLDLVDCNSCGDDDNNNHHHSNNNNNHFAVDGVDHRYGYQQQYGGGGGGQKSYGGGGGGDSVVPVQHFQLGLEFEPSKAGYNYNASISQSVSVSSMEVGVVPESSISNGSICHSRPPKGTIDLFSGPTPMQMSSHLTPMDREARVLRYREKKKTRKFEKTIRYASRKAYAETRPRIKGRFAKRTDVEAEVDQMFSTSLITEVGYGIVPSF; this is encoded by the exons ATGTTGGACGAAGataccaacaccaacaccacctCCTGGGCGCCGCGCGTGTGCGACACCTGCCGCTCTGCCCCATGTGCGGTCTTCTGCCGCGCTGACTCCGCGTACCTCTGCGCGTCATGCGACGCGCGCGTGCACGCGGCCAACACCTTGGCCTCGCGCCACGAGCGCGTGTGGGTATGCGAGGCCTGCGAACGCGCCCCGGCAGCGTTCCTTTGTAAGGCGGATGCAGCGTCGCTCTGTTCTTCCTGCGACGCTGACATCCACTCGGCTAACCCTCTGGCGAGTCGTCACCAGAGGGTGCCAATTGGACCCATGTACGGCCCACTATCCGTCCCAGTAAATGGGACGAATAGTGAGTTCGTTGGGATggttgaagatgaagaagacGAAGATGATGACGAAGAAGAAGCTGCTTCTTGGTTGTTGTTGAACAACACGAACACCACGGCCGCCGTCACGGCCGGCACCAACAACAACCATAATAACAGTAACACCAGCAACAACAATAACCagaatcatcatcatcaccaacaACAGAGTAATAATAATGGTTTCTTGTTTGGCGGTGAGGTTGACGAATATTTGGACCTTGTGGATTGTAATTCTTGTGGTGATGATGATaacaataatcatcatcacagcaacaataacaataaccaCTTTGCGGTTGATGGTGTTGATCATCGTTATGGTTATCAGCAGCAGTATGGTGGAGGTGGCGGTGGTCAGAAGAGCTATGGTGGTGGTGGCGGCGGAGATAGTGTGGTGCCGGTTCAGCATTTTCAACTTGGTTTGGAGTTTGAGCCTTCCAAAGCTGGCTACAATTACAATGCTTCTATTAGTCAAAGT GTATCAGTTTCATCAATGGAAGTTGGAGTAGTGCCAGAATCATCAATCAGCAATGGATCAATTTGCCATTCAAGACCACCAAAGGGAACAATTGACCTATTTTCAGGACCTACTCCAATGCAGATGAGTTCACATCTCACTCCAATGGACAGAGAAGCCAGAGTCCTAAGGTatagagagaagaagaagacaagaAAATTCGAGAAGACCATAAGGTATGCATCAAGAAAGGCCTATGCAGAGACTCGGCCGCGAATCAAAGGCCGATTCGCCAAGAGAACAGATGTTGAAGCTGAAGTTGATCAGATGTTCTCCACATCATTGATTACAGAAGTTGGTTATGGCATTGTTCCTTCATTCTGA
- the LOC130976342 gene encoding protein NSP-INTERACTING KINASE 1-like has product MGTPSGRARGRGRGGGGVLLLPCSVAFFLFFSTATALLSPKGVNFEVQALMGIKNSLVDPHGVLDNWDADAVDPCSWTMVTCSAENLVIGLGTPSQSLSGTLSPTIGNLTNLQIVLLQNNNITGPIPSELGKLPKLQTLDLSNNFFSGEIPPSLGHLRSLQYMRLNNNSLHGELPESLANMTQLAFLDLSYNNISGPIPRILAKSFNIVGNPLVCATGKEPNCHGMTLMPMSMNLNGTEDALPSSKPKSHKMAIAFGLSLGCLCLIVLGFGLVLWWRHKHNQQAFFDVKDRHHEEVYLGNLKRFQFRELQVATNNFSSKNILGKGGFGNVYKGVLSDSTLVAVKRLKDGNAIGGEIQFQTEVEMISLAVHRNLLRLYGFCMTPTERLLVYPYMSNGSVASRLKGKPVLDWGTRKNIALGAARGLLYLHEQCDPKIIHRDVKAANILLDDYCEAVVGDFGLAKLLDHQDSHVTTAVRGTVGHIAPEYLSTGQSSEKTDVFGFGILLLELITGQRALEFGKAANQKGAMLDWVKKIHQEKKLELLVDKDLKGNYDRIELEEMVQVALLCTQNLPGHRPKMSEVVRMLEGDGLAERWEASQRADTSAAATATTNTSKSKPHESSLSDRYSDLTDDSLLLVQAMELSGPR; this is encoded by the exons ATGGGGACTccaagtggaagagcaagaggaagaggaagaggaggaggaggagttcttcttcttccatgttctgttgcatttttcttgttttttagCACTGCAACTGCTTTGCTTTCTCCCAAAGGAGTAAACTTTGAAG TTCAAGCTTTAATGGGGATAAAGAACTCACTGGTGGATCCTCATGGTGTTTTGGATAATTGGGATGCTGATGCTGTTGATCCTTGCAGCTGGACTATGGTTACTTGTTCTGCAGAGAACTTGGTGATTGGATT GGGTACTCCAAGTCAAAGTTTATCTGGTACTCTTTCTCCAACCATAGGAAACTTAACCAACCTTCAGATTGT gTTGCTTCAGAATAACAACATAACTGGACCAATCCCTTCAGAGTTGGGAAAACTTCCtaagcttcaaactcttgatcTCTCTAACAACTTCTTCAGTGGTGAAATTCCCCCCTCACTTGGTCACTTGAGAAGTTTGCAATACAT GAGGCTCAATAATAACAGTCTTCATGGTGAATTGCCAGAATCATTGGCTAATATGACACAGCTTGCTTTTCT TGACTTGTCCTACAACAATATCAGTGGCCCTATACCAAGGATTTTAGCTAAATCCTTCAA CATTGTTGGAAATCCCCTTGTTTGTGCAACTGGAAAAGAACCAAACTGCCATGGCATGACACTGATGCCAATGTCCATGAACTTAAATGGCACTGAAG atgcCTTACCATCAAGCAAACCAAAATCTCATAAAATGGCAATTGCTTTTGGCTTGAGTCTTGGATGTCTCTGCCTCATAGTTCTCGGTTTTGGCCTTGTTCTTTGGTGGAGGCACAAGCACAATCAACAAGCATTCTTTGATGTTAAAG ACCGGCATCACGAAGAAGTATACCTTGGAAACTTGAAGAGGTTCCAATTCAGAGAACTCCAAGTTGCTACCAATAACTTCAGCAGCAAGAACATTCTTGGAAAGGGTGGTTTTGGAAATGTCTACAAAGGAGTTCTCTCTGATAGCACTCTTGTAGCTGTCAAGAGGCTGAAAGATGGCAATGCCATTGGAGGAGAGATTCAGTTTCAGACTGAAGTCGAAATGATCAGCCTCGCCGTCCACCGGAACCTCCTCAGACTCTATGGATTCTGCATGACACCAACAGAAAGGCTCTTAGTTTACCCTTACATGTCCAATGGCAGCGTCGCTTCACGTCTAAAGG GTAAGCCGGTGTTGGATTGGGGAACAAGGAAGAACATTGCATTAGGAGCAGCAAGGGGCTTATTATATCTTCATGAGCAATGTGATCCAAAGATAATACATAGGGATGTGAAGGCTGCAAACATATTGCTTGATGACTATTGTGAAGCAGTGGTTGGTGATTTTGGGTTGGCAAAGCTTCTGGATCATCAAGATTCACATGTCACAACTGCAGTTAGAGGCACTGTAGGACACATAGCCCCAGAGTATCTATCTACAGGACAATCATCTGAGAAAACTGATGTGTTTGGATTTGGGATTCTCCTCTTGGAATTGATCACAGGACAAAGGGCACTAGAGTTTGGAAAAGCTGCTAACCAAAAAGGAGCCATGCTTGATTGG GTAAAGAAAATTCATCAGGAGAAGAAGCTAGAGTTGCTTGTGGACAAGGATCTTAAAGGGAACTATGACAGGATTGAGCTTGAGGAAATGGTTCAAGTGGCATTGTTATGTACTCAAAACCTTCCAGGGCATAGACCAAAGATGTCTGAAGTTGTAAGAATGCTTGAAGGTGATGGATTAGCAGAGAGATGGGAAGCTTCACAAAGAGCTGATACTAGTGCTGCTGCTACTGCTACTACTAACACTTCAAAATCCAAACCTCATGAATCATCTTTATCAGATAGGTATTCTGATCTCACTGATGATTCCTTGTTGTTAGTCCAAGCCATGGAGCTATCAGGACCAAGGTGA